In the genome of Paenibacillus pabuli, the window TTTCGCTTATATTGAGCGAATTCAAAAATAATCGGGACGGAATTGCTGACCACCGTAAGCTCTTTTTTTTCTCGCAAAAACGGCGGCATTTGGGCGACGGTGCTCCCGGCCAGAAGGAATACAATATCATTATCCTCCACCCAACTGGCTGCCTCGGCAGCCAATTTTCTTTTGACCTCCAGATTGATTGACTCTCGATCGTTATAGATCCATTCCAGCTTTTGATGACTTGTTTTGATTGCTCCACCAAAGATTTTTTTTAATTTGTTCAGACTCTCCAGCTTGTCCAGGTCTCGACGAATCGTCTCGGTTGTTACGCCGAATTTTTCGGCGAGATCTTTGACATAAACTTTGTCGCGCTGCTCTAATTCCTGCAGTATATCATTCCTTCTCTTCTCCACTTCGCTATAGGAAGAATGCATTCTTAACCTCCATATTCTTTATTCTGTATGTATTCCATGAATCCATCTTAACTGAACCAAACCAAAGAATCCATAAGGAAACGGGATGTTCAGAAAAAAACAACATAAAAACCACACAACTGAATTGTCCTCATTGAATAGTTATCTAAAAAAACAAGGGAAACCGCCTTGTTAGCAGTTTCCCTCAACGAATCACCTGGTTATTTATTGGTTTGGAATACAACTACAAAATTTCCCTGGAAATGTTCACTATTTCCTGATGAAGCTCCTTGCTGCCCGCAAGAATACTGCTGCCTGCCATATATATATCAATCGGATCTCCATTTAAACAAGTTATTCTACCCCCTGCTTCTTCGACTAACAATTTGCCTGCCGCAAAATCCCACGGTTTCTGAAGAGAACTAAAATATGCATTGAATCTTCCGCAAGCCACGTAAGCCAGTTCCAGTGATCCGCATCCAATCATACGGATTCCCCTTGACTCATTAGCGATATGATGTACAAACCTTTCAAATCCAAGTCTCTTCTCCTGCTGATCATATCGAATAAACGTAGAAATTAATGAATCAGTTAATGCCACTGATGTTGAATTCATCCAAAGTCGTTTATTGTTCAGATATGCGCCTGAACCTTTCTCTGCCCAAAAAAGATCATCAGAAGAAGGGTTGTAAACAGCTCCGCAGATCCCTTGTCCATTCTGATATAAAGCGATGGAGATCGCGAAAGTTTGTTTTTGATGTAAATAGTTCGTTGTCCCATCGATCGGATCAACAATCCAGACGAAATCATTTGACTCAAACGTTTCTCCAGTATAACTTTCTTCCCCCATAATTTTGTGATGAGGGAAATTTTCCTTTATCCGTTGTATGATCATTTGCTCATTTTGGCGGTCTACAAATGTAACCAATTCTTTATGAGATGCTTTCGAACCTACATCAATGTTGCCTTCCAAATGCCGCAAACTATTTTTTCCGGTCTCGATGACACATGCTTTGAGTACGTGAAGGTATTGTTCAGACATTTATAAACCTCCATTCAAAGTGCTTTTTTCTATGATATCACAGAAGAAGTTTTTGCTTCCATGATTACAAACTTCTCTGCTACGAACACGTTATATGTTGTTGTTTTCAAGCCATCCACGCGATAAAATGCACTAAAGGGGGCGAACGGAAATGGGAATTGATGAATTGGTTCGTGTAGTGCCTTATGATGAACAGTGGCCTGTTTTGTTTAACAGTGAAAGAGCACTACTATCTAACGCCTTTGGAGACAGCGCAATCGACATTCAGCATTTTGGCAGCACCTCTGTGCAAGGAATGTATGCAAAACCGATTATCGATGTTTTAATCGGTGTTACATCGCTTGACTTGAATAGATCTGTGACTGACCAACTAACCCATCTTGGATACGAAGGTTTTGGAGAGACCGGCATAAAGGGAAGGCTGTACTTTCGTAAGCGCCAAGAACATGCTTATAATCTTGCCGTCGTTATTTGGAATGGCGAGCAATGGGTAAACAACCTTCTCATCAGAGACTACTTGAGGAACAATCCGAATGAGGCCAAGCAATATTATGAGAAAAAACTAAGCGCAATCCACAAAGGGTATACCACACTTTCTCTTATTCGGATGAAAAAAAAGATTACATATCCGATTTACTCGAGCGGGCTAAAAAAGTGAAATGATAACGATGGGTTTGTTGATTCGAACTGCACCGATATAAGAGCGTCAGAAATGTGAATAAACTTCAGGACGTATCGGCCATCTCTATTTCAACCTAGGCTAGTCAGCTTACCGCCCGTTAGTTCGATAGGAACGCCATTTACACTTACCCAAACACTTTGAGCGGTCGGATTATGCACCATGCGACAATCTGCAGAGAGTCGAAGCCTTTTTAAAGCTTGTACATACGAAACAATTTCGGTGTTCGTTGCATACCAAATATCCTGCTTTCCCGCAACAATTTCTCCTAGCCGGTCTAACAGATCCCAGTTTCCCTCATCTTCAAATTCATAGCTATGGCCCCAGACATAAAGCAATGCCATATGGCTGGGCCTTTCCTCCAACGCAACAAATTGAGAAGCGTACTCCATCACCTTATTATGATGGCATGTTGGATGCCACCTGAACAGATCCTTCGGCATATCAAACCTGCCGTGGCTTTCTATAGTCCGAGCATATTCTATCCCCATAGCAGTCAAAAATGACACCACTTGATCGGAATAGGTTCCAAATGGATAGCTCAGCCCTCGTACAGGATAGCCTACAATATTTTCTAATCTTATCCTGTCCTCAATAATTTCTTGAACGATTTGTTCGGTCGGAGTTTGTTCAAGAAAAGGATGATGAACCGTATGGCATGACACTTCATGACCTGCATATAAGACTGCAACTTCAGAGCTTGAAACGACCTCATCCGTCCCAAACTTACCACTGTTTAAATGAAACGTTCCTTTGAGACCATATTCATTGAACTTCTCTACCAGTCTTTTGTCATACACTTTCCCGTCGTCGTAACTTAGAGTTAGCGCCTTGTGTGCTCCACCTGGAAAACAATCGTACTGAATTTGCATTTCAAATCTCCTTTGCTTACATCTATGTCCCCATACCAACCGAAGCTGGATGTGCATTTATCTGTCGCCTTGCTGATTGCTTTTAATGTGGCCGGATAGCTCAGCATAGACGAAACCACTGCCGGAATATAGTTAAAAGGGCTCTTCGATCGGAGAGCCCTCTTTTACTATTTCCTGCTTTTACTCCAGTTTCTTTACATTCGCTTCAATTTGGCTATTTCGCTCCTTCACCAACTCATCGAACCCATTATCCATTCGATATTGGATGAACTCAGCCATCGCCTGATCGACTTCCTTGTCCGACTTGGCATCCAAAATCTTGGCGATCGTCTGCGACCAGTTCTGCTCGATTTTCTCTGCGTTTCTCGAAGACTGTTTAGATAAATAAACGTCCAGTCCTGCGAGTTCGAATTGTGGAACAACGTGGTCTTTGGTCCATTGTTTGGCCTGTTGCAAAGCCTTCGGAAACTGCGAAAGTCCCATTTGACGCGAGAGCAAAGCACTGTCCTGCAGCCACAGATGAGTCGTCAAGCCGATTTCTTTCTCAAAGCCCGCCGGATCAGTCTGCTTGAAATCCAATAAGTCTGCATTTAAGACCGGCTTTTCATTCACCAGACTGTAGGTTTCCCCTTCTCGTCCAAAATTCATCACATTGTTCCCTTCCTCGCTGACAAGATATGTTATGAGCTCCATCGCTTTTTGCGGATCCTTGCTGCTTTTAGTTATGAAAGTTTGAGTCCAGCCTTCGATGGACGTTCCTGGCAAGGCAGTCGTTCTTCCGACCGTAGACGATGGTCCGTTAACAGCAATATACTCCTTACCCGGGTGCTCATTCGCCCATACGGACAGCGAATCTGTCTCACCGGTCAAATCCGCAGCAAAATACGCGAAGTAGCTGCCATTCGTGATCCGGGCATTCTTGTCGTCTCCGGTCATCGTAATCATATCCCGGTCTGCCAATCCTTTTTGGCGGGCTTCGACGAACACCTTAAGCCATTTCTGAAAATCGGCATCCGTATAACGGTCGTAGTATTTCCCCTCTTCTGTCAACATCGGGACTCCGATAAAATCGGCCAGCGTTCTATTAAACACCCCGTTCTTCTCAGAGCTATCTCCTGTAAATGGGGTCATCCCAATCGGAATAATGTTTTTTTCCAGTTCATCCTTCGCACCAAGCTTCTGCACGGCTTCCAATGCCGAAATAAATCCTTCAGGCGTGGTCATATCCGGCTTGCCGAGCTGTTCATAGATATCCTTCCGCACCAGAAACGCCTGATTGCCATAAATGCCGCCCTTTTCATAATCGGATTTCGTATTCGAGAAATTAGGATACCCGTAAATATGGCCGTCATCCCTTGTAAAGAACTTGAGCGTTTCAGGTTTGGAAGCGGTTTCCAAAAAGTAAGGATCGTATTTCTTAGCCAGCTCATCCAGTGGAATTGCAAATTTTTCTGCATCCTTAACTAACGGGTTGCTTCCATCCATCGTAATGATATCCGGCAGATCCCCGGAGGCCATCATCGTATTCAGCTTGTCGTCGCTGCCGCCCAGATACGTGATGTTCACTCCAGTATCTTCAGTAATGAATTTGGAGGCTACGTCATTGCCCCAGGATTGGGCAAACCAATCAAAGTTAATATACCAATCCAGTTCGGCTTTGGCCGTGTCTTTCCTCCAACTCGGCGTATTTTTGTCCACTTCAATCGTTGAGTCCGGCAGGTCGGTCGTGTTTGCCTTCCCCCCGCAGCCTGCCAACGATAATGCCAGTGCAGCCAAAGTCATAATGATGATCGATTTCTTCATCATGTTTTCCCCCGTTCTTGTCCTTATTCTTTGACGCCTCCAACCAGCATGCCGCTAATAAAGTATTTCTGAAGAAATGGGTAAACCAGCATAATCGGCAAGGTTGTTATGATCATGGTGGCTTGCTGCAACGATTGTGTCGTAAATGCCGTGGAAATATATACCCCCGCTTTGGCAGAGCTCGCGGCACCGGCACTCGTTAACATCTGATACAAATAATATTGAATCGGGTACAGTGTTTTATCCGTCACATACAGCTTGGCGACGAAGAAATCATTCCACTGATAGACGCCATGAAACAAAGCAATCGTAGCGAGTACCGGAAAAGATAAGGGAACGATGATTTTGAAGAAAATTTGAAATACACTAGCTCCGTCGATCTTAGCTGATTCTTCGATGGATTCTGGTAAGTTCCTGAAGAAGTTCATTAATATGATCATATCGTAAAAGCTGAATAATACAGGGATAATGTAGACCCAGAAGCTGTTTGCGAGACCGAGCGACTTGACGACCAGAAATGACGGAATCATTCCTCCGTAGAAAAACATCGTGATGATCCCCATACGGATGAATATCTTTCTCCCCAACAAATAGGACTTGCTCAGAGCATAGGCTGCAGCACCTGTAATGGCCAAATGCCCAATGACACCGATTACAGTTTTGGCTACGGTCACGCCGAATGCCCTGTAAATGGTCGTATCCTTCAAAATGGTCTCATAGTTGACTAGCGTAAACTCCCTTGGCATCAGGTAGATGCCTCCCTTCATCGCGTCATAACCATTGTTGAAGGAAAGGGCAATGATATTGATCAAGGGAAATACAATGACGGAAATAAAAACAATCATAAACAGCATGTTGAACATATTGAATATTTTTTCGCCTCTATCCAGTCCCACGCGGTTGCCTCCTTTCTAGAAAATGGAGCTGTCACTAAGCTTTTTGGTCAGAACATTGGCGATCAGAAGTAAAGTGACCGAAACAACAGAAGAAAAGATGCCGACAGCCGTTGCAAATGAGAAGTCTCCTTGTGCAAGGCCCAAGTGATACACATACGAATCAATAACTTCGCTGCGCGGCATGTTTGAAGCGTTTTGCAGGACCAGCGTCTGATCCAGATTTGCCCCGAGAATCGAGCCAACGCGGAGAAGAAACATTAATACGATAATGTTTTTGATGCCTGGAATGGTGACATGCCAGATTCTTTTCAAAATTTTGGCTCCATCCACTTTGGCGGCCTCATACAACGATGGATCAATCCCGGCTATGGCTGCCAAATAGAGAATGGTTCCCCAGCCGACTTCTTTCCAAATATCCGATAACGTTGCTATCCACCAATAAGCGTTTGCATTGGACAAGAAGGAGATCGGTTCAGATATAAGATGCGTGGACAGCAGGAAACTGTTCAAAAGCCCGGTCGATCCGAGCCATGATGTAATCATGCCGCCAAGAATGACCCATGACAAGAAATGGGGCAAATAGGAAACCGTTTGCGTGAATTTCTTAAAGAAACTCAATCGGATTTGATTGATCAAAATAGCCAAAACGATTTCAAGCGGAAAACCAATCAAAAGCTTCATCAAACTGATTCCTAACGTGTTCGTTAACACATTATAGAAATCGTTGTCTCCCAAAAAAGCTTTGAAATTATCCCAGCCCACAAATTCAGAACCCGTAAAGCCAGATAAGGGAGAATAGTCCTGAAATGCGATAACCAGTCCGAACATCGGAACAAACGAGAAAACAACCATCAATATGATGCTGGGCCAGACCATGACCTGAAGCTCCCACTGGGAAAGAAACTTGTGTCTAAATTTGGATAACATCTCCTTACCCCCTCTCTATCACACTTTAAGCTTTGCAAAATCCAGGCGTTATCCGAAAATGGCCAGACTCCCCATCGATTCAAATTTGCTGTGTGGAAAAACTTTACACAATTAATTAATTTCATTTAATAAATGGGCGAGTCTGGCGGCCATTTTCGAAAAATCATTTGACGCGCGATTCGTTAACGATATTCTACAGATGCAATGGGAGTTTGAAGATCATTGATATAAATATTGAATTTCCCCGGTTCAATCGTTTGTTGCAGCTGGTGATCCAAATAACGAAAATCGTCCACACTCAACGTCATTTGTACAGAAACGGTCTGATATGCCGGAACGCTGATTACTCGATATTTCTTCATCTCACGAATGGGACGCACTGCTCTTGAGACAAGGTCCTCAATGTATAAGATAACCGTCTCATCATAATCATATTTGCTTGGATTACTTACCTCAAAAGAGATCGTTAATTCCTGACCATCTGTCAGATCATGACGTGAAATCCGGAAGCCCGAATACTGCGTATCGGTATAAGTCAGTCCGTGTCCGAAGGGAAATAAAGGTCCAATCTCGCAGTCTTGATACCTGCTGCTGTAGCTTGATTCATTGGCTGGCCGTCCCGTACTGTATTCATTGTAATAGATCGGCGCTTGCGACGAATGACGAGGGAAAGACATCGTCAACTTGCCAGTAGGGGTGCCCCGGCCAGTAATCAGCTCGGCAATTGCATTTCCGGCTTGTGTACCTGGATACCAACACCACAAGAGAGCCGGAATATCATCAATAATGTTTTGAAGAGCCAACGGCCTGCCTGAGAAACAGATGCACGCATACGGTTTGTTCGTCTGCTTGACTTCGCGGATCAGTTGCTGCTGGCTGCTCTCCAGTTCGATGTTTACGCTGCTATGCCCTTCGCCGCTTAATTCCCATTGCTCACCGATCGCCACAACAATGAAATCGCATTGTTCCAATCGGGATGCCGGACAGTCCTTGAGGGTTTCGTAGACTTGCAGATTCAAGGATTCATCTGCTCGTTTCATTCCTTCTGGCAAGGTAACAACGTCATCGAAGCTTCCCTTGCATTTCCAATTTCCTAATAATTGATTGCTGCCGGCAAATGGGCCAACGATGATGATGTTTTTGTATTCTTGTTTTATAGGCAGCATTTGTTCATTCTTCAGCAATACACAGCTTCGTTTGGCAGCATTCTTTGCATTTTCCAGAAAACGTGGATTCAAAAGGACTTCATGCTCCAGATCTTCGTCTGCATAAGGATTTTCGAACAAGCCCAGTTCATTTTTGAACTGCAAAATTTTCAGTACAGCTGCATCAATCTCCTGCAGAAGCGCCGGATTATTTGCCAGAATTTCTTCGTAGTGCTGAAGGTACAGCGTCGAAACCATTTCGATATCAATGCCTGCTTTTAAGGCTAATTCGGCGGCTTCCTTACCGTCTGCGGCAATGCGGTGGTTCTGCAATTCGGAGACAGCGCCCCAATCCGATATAATGATCTCATCAAATTGATAAGTGCCTCTCAAAATTTCCTTCATCATCTCTTCGCTTGCGGTCACGGGTATGCCGCTAAAACTATTGAAAGAGCTCATGACGAATTTAGGCTTCTCTTGCAAGGCAATTTCATAGGGCTTGCCATAGTAGGCGTAGAATTCTCTCCAGGACATATCTACAGCGTTGTAGTCCTTACCCCCGATGCCTGCTCCATAGGCGGCAAAATGCTTCAAACAAGCCGCTACTCCTGAATCGGCGATGACGCCGTGTTCTCCTTTTTGGTAACCTCTGATCATTGCCCGGCCAAGGTTGCCTGACAGCAAATGGTCTTCGCCGAAGGACTCCATCACCCTTCCCCATCTGGAGTCACGCACCAGGTCGACCATCGGTGAGAAATTCACATGAATGCCGGTAGCGCGCAATTCGGAAGCGGTGTCCTCCGCAACTTGTTGCAAAATACGCTCATCCCAAGTACAGGAAAGGCCCAATGGTATGGGGAAAATCGTCTTGTAGCCATGAATCGCATCGTGCATGAACAAGAGAGGAACCTTGAGTCTTGACCTCTCCAAATATTGGCGTTGAATCCGATTCGTAATTCCGGCACTCGAGACGCCGATAATGCTTCCCATCGTATAAAGGGTATCTCCCTCCAGCATATGGGCCGGGAAGTCTGGACCTGTTTCGACCATTTCACTGTCTACTTTGCCGATATAATGCTCTCCGGTAGTCTGGGAAAGCTGTCCGATCTTCTCGGCAAGTGTCATTTCCTGAAGCAATTCGATGATTTTGCGATTTTCCATGACTGCTCCTTTATTTCCACTCCAGCGGAGGCAGGATATCTTTCTGCAGTCTGCACATCTCGTCAATCATTGCGCAGGCCTGATAATACGTAGGGGATTGAGGGTCCAATAAAATGGCCTGCAGAAGCTTCGTCTTGGACTGCTCTACATAAGCCTCAAGCAGCAGTTTGTGTATCGTTCCTTGAATATGAATCGTTCCGATGATCGCCGTTGGCAGTTCAACCGTCATCGGTTTCAGCGTAATTCCTTTACCGTTAACAATGGCTTGAGTTTCAACCGCCATATCGTCAGGCAGCCCTTTGATCGCCCCTTTGTTTGGCAAATTGACAGCATTCAATTCAATCTCATCATCGAAGAAAATGGCTTCAATAATCGGAATGGCATATTCATTGCTGCAGCTCACCTTTTCCTTGTCGAAAATATAGGCCTCTTCCATCCATAATTCCTGTGTTTGAACTTGTGCGAACAAGCCCTGATCGATACTGTTACCGCTTGCACAATATACGAAATCCGGAGTTCTCGAATCGTTCTCCCATAGCTTTTCACGAATAGGATCATACCGGTACTGCAAGGACAAGCCTGCATAGAAATCTTCTGCATAAGATACATATTCGCCACAATGGTTGGTTCCTGGATACGGATAATATCCGTATGTGCGGTACATCGTTCTCGATAGGGCAACATGATCGAATTGGGCCAGGCGGTTGGCCTTGCGTTCTTTTTCATCAAATAAAGGGTATAAATCTTCCCCTGTTTTTTTGTCCCAGATTTTGGTGAAGAAGCCGAAATGGTTTAAGCCACCGCCTTCCATTCCAATGTCGTTGATATCCATCTCAAGGAATTGGGATAGCTGCTCGATTCCCATATCAAGCCCATGGCATAGACCAACGATTTTGATCGAGGTGAGCTTTGAAATGGCTTCTACCAATTTTGCTTCCGGATTGGTATAGTTGATGAACCATGCGTCTGGACATACGCGTTCCATGGTGCGGGCGATTTCGAGCATGGGGCCCAGATTCCGCAAGGTATGGAACATAGAGCCGGGACCGCCGTTTTCCCCGTAAATTTGCTTGCTGCCAAATCGCCGAGGTACGTGGAAATCCTGGGACCAGTAGAAATAGCGATTCACTTCGATGGCAACGATGACGAAATCAGCCTTTTCCAGCGCCGCCTCCAGTCGGGTCGTCTGCCAAATGTTCGCCGGATGTGAGAACGCGGTGAACATATCCGTAGCATATTTATACGTTCGTGCCACGTTTTCTTCTTCGATATCCATCAGGGCGATTTCCAGCTCCACCTGGGTTTTCAATCGCTCGGAGAGCACCATATCCTGAAGCGCTCCCAAAGCAAAGGAGACGCTGCCGGCTCCAATCAAAGCCACTTTCATTTTCTTCATGTTGTTCGTGCTCCTTTATCGTTTTTTAGCGCCATGTAACCTGCTCCGATGATCCCTGCATCAGGGCCAAATTGAGAAAGGACGACATGGACTTTGTCTCTTAAATGCTTGAACACTTTCGTTTTAGCGCTTTCAATCATTTGATCGACCAACCATGGATTATTATGAATGACTGCCCCTCCAATGACGATGACGTCCGGATCGATCGTTTGCATCAAAGACGCAATCGCGTTGGAGAAGTGTTCGACCCAATCCTTAATAAGTCTTTCGGCTTTTTCGTCGTGCCGTTGGTATTTATCAAAAAGCAAGTTCACCGTGGCCTCATTGCCGTACAAGCGTTTACTTTCTCTTTCCAGGGCTCTGCCGCTGCATAAAGCTTCCAATGTGCCCGGCTGAAGGGAGGCATGGGCATGGTGCTTTCCGTGATCGGATATCACCATGCTGCCAATCTCGCCAGCATAACCGTGTGCTCCGTGAAACAGCTTGTTGTCCACGATAATTCCACTGCCGATTCCTGTGCTCACTGTAATGTAAATCGACTGATGATATGCTTTCGACGCACCCTGCTCTGATTCAAGGAAGGTCACAACATTGACATCATTTTCGAAATGAACCTCGTATCCCGTTAAAATCCGCTTGATCACGTCGGTTTGAATCCCTTCCAAACAGGGAATATTGGTCGCATCGCATAGAATCTCAGTTCCTTCTCTCCAGGGAACAGGCAAGGCTACACCAACCTTATCGGCTGAGCGGTACAAATCTGCTTTTTCGATCAGTCGCTTGACATGACGAAAAAGTTCTTCTCCATCTTGAAAAGCCCCAGTCAAAGCGGTCTCTTTTCGAACCAGTTGCAGCTGCTCATTCACCAGTCCAACTCTTATGTTGGTTCCTCCAATATCTACGCCGATGACATTGTTACTCATAATTTGAACTCCTCAGTTTTTATCACTCTTTAATGTACTTCGCCGCCTCCGAATCCAGGAAGAAATCAATATGTTCGTAACCGAGAAGCTCCTGGGCAGGAAGCTTGGCGTCTGGATTTGTAAAAATGTCTTGGACAACTCCGGCCTTATGCTCGCCGGTGATGACGACAATCACCCGTTTGCTGGCGGCAATTTGACCTAGCCCCAAGGTAATCCCTTTGTCCAGACGCGTAGGCTGCCGGAAATATTTCTGGGCCACCGTCCGGGTCGTTGGGGATAGATCGACCACACTGCTGTGGGACAGGGTCGGACTGCCTGGTTCATTCAGGCCAATGTGACCGTTCATTCCAACGCCCATCAAACTGAACGTTATCGG includes:
- a CDS encoding DeoR/GlpR family DNA-binding transcription regulator, translated to MHSSYSEVEKRRNDILQELEQRDKVYVKDLAEKFGVTTETIRRDLDKLESLNKLKKIFGGAIKTSHQKLEWIYNDRESINLEVKRKLAAEAASWVEDNDIVFLLAGSTVAQMPPFLREKKELTVVSNSVPIIFEFAQYKRNGEFDGRLIQIGGEFQASSMGMSGVLAQDMLKDITVNKAFFSCGGFTPDNISTFQSETALMMKRLLAQSRKKMLVADASKLGVKHLYKVTTLLEMDMIITDTDLPEDWKPHTELSSLQWVSI
- a CDS encoding inositol monophosphatase family protein, yielding MSEQYLHVLKACVIETGKNSLRHLEGNIDVGSKASHKELVTFVDRQNEQMIIQRIKENFPHHKIMGEESYTGETFESNDFVWIVDPIDGTTNYLHQKQTFAISIALYQNGQGICGAVYNPSSDDLFWAEKGSGAYLNNKRLWMNSTSVALTDSLISTFIRYDQQEKRLGFERFVHHIANESRGIRMIGCGSLELAYVACGRFNAYFSSLQKPWDFAAGKLLVEEAGGRITCLNGDPIDIYMAGSSILAGSKELHQEIVNISREIL
- a CDS encoding GrpB family protein, translating into MGIDELVRVVPYDEQWPVLFNSERALLSNAFGDSAIDIQHFGSTSVQGMYAKPIIDVLIGVTSLDLNRSVTDQLTHLGYEGFGETGIKGRLYFRKRQEHAYNLAVVIWNGEQWVNNLLIRDYLRNNPNEAKQYYEKKLSAIHKGYTTLSLIRMKKKITYPIYSSGLKK
- a CDS encoding polysaccharide deacetylase family protein produces the protein MQIQYDCFPGGAHKALTLSYDDGKVYDKRLVEKFNEYGLKGTFHLNSGKFGTDEVVSSSEVAVLYAGHEVSCHTVHHPFLEQTPTEQIVQEIIEDRIRLENIVGYPVRGLSYPFGTYSDQVVSFLTAMGIEYARTIESHGRFDMPKDLFRWHPTCHHNKVMEYASQFVALEERPSHMALLYVWGHSYEFEDEGNWDLLDRLGEIVAGKQDIWYATNTEIVSYVQALKRLRLSADCRMVHNPTAQSVWVSVNGVPIELTGGKLTSLG
- a CDS encoding extracellular solute-binding protein — protein: MMKKSIIIMTLAALALSLAGCGGKANTTDLPDSTIEVDKNTPSWRKDTAKAELDWYINFDWFAQSWGNDVASKFITEDTGVNITYLGGSDDKLNTMMASGDLPDIITMDGSNPLVKDAEKFAIPLDELAKKYDPYFLETASKPETLKFFTRDDGHIYGYPNFSNTKSDYEKGGIYGNQAFLVRKDIYEQLGKPDMTTPEGFISALEAVQKLGAKDELEKNIIPIGMTPFTGDSSEKNGVFNRTLADFIGVPMLTEEGKYYDRYTDADFQKWLKVFVEARQKGLADRDMITMTGDDKNARITNGSYFAYFAADLTGETDSLSVWANEHPGKEYIAVNGPSSTVGRTTALPGTSIEGWTQTFITKSSKDPQKAMELITYLVSEEGNNVMNFGREGETYSLVNEKPVLNADLLDFKQTDPAGFEKEIGLTTHLWLQDSALLSRQMGLSQFPKALQQAKQWTKDHVVPQFELAGLDVYLSKQSSRNAEKIEQNWSQTIAKILDAKSDKEVDQAMAEFIQYRMDNGFDELVKERNSQIEANVKKLE
- a CDS encoding carbohydrate ABC transporter permease, whose protein sequence is MGLDRGEKIFNMFNMLFMIVFISVIVFPLINIIALSFNNGYDAMKGGIYLMPREFTLVNYETILKDTTIYRAFGVTVAKTVIGVIGHLAITGAAAYALSKSYLLGRKIFIRMGIITMFFYGGMIPSFLVVKSLGLANSFWVYIIPVLFSFYDMIILMNFFRNLPESIEESAKIDGASVFQIFFKIIVPLSFPVLATIALFHGVYQWNDFFVAKLYVTDKTLYPIQYYLYQMLTSAGAASSAKAGVYISTAFTTQSLQQATMIITTLPIMLVYPFLQKYFISGMLVGGVKE
- a CDS encoding ABC transporter permease yields the protein MLSKFRHKFLSQWELQVMVWPSIILMVVFSFVPMFGLVIAFQDYSPLSGFTGSEFVGWDNFKAFLGDNDFYNVLTNTLGISLMKLLIGFPLEIVLAILINQIRLSFFKKFTQTVSYLPHFLSWVILGGMITSWLGSTGLLNSFLLSTHLISEPISFLSNANAYWWIATLSDIWKEVGWGTILYLAAIAGIDPSLYEAAKVDGAKILKRIWHVTIPGIKNIIVLMFLLRVGSILGANLDQTLVLQNASNMPRSEVIDSYVYHLGLAQGDFSFATAVGIFSSVVSVTLLLIANVLTKKLSDSSIF
- a CDS encoding glycoside hydrolase family 3 N-terminal domain-containing protein — protein: MENRKIIELLQEMTLAEKIGQLSQTTGEHYIGKVDSEMVETGPDFPAHMLEGDTLYTMGSIIGVSSAGITNRIQRQYLERSRLKVPLLFMHDAIHGYKTIFPIPLGLSCTWDERILQQVAEDTASELRATGIHVNFSPMVDLVRDSRWGRVMESFGEDHLLSGNLGRAMIRGYQKGEHGVIADSGVAACLKHFAAYGAGIGGKDYNAVDMSWREFYAYYGKPYEIALQEKPKFVMSSFNSFSGIPVTASEEMMKEILRGTYQFDEIIISDWGAVSELQNHRIAADGKEAAELALKAGIDIEMVSTLYLQHYEEILANNPALLQEIDAAVLKILQFKNELGLFENPYADEDLEHEVLLNPRFLENAKNAAKRSCVLLKNEQMLPIKQEYKNIIIVGPFAGSNQLLGNWKCKGSFDDVVTLPEGMKRADESLNLQVYETLKDCPASRLEQCDFIVVAIGEQWELSGEGHSSVNIELESSQQQLIREVKQTNKPYACICFSGRPLALQNIIDDIPALLWCWYPGTQAGNAIAELITGRGTPTGKLTMSFPRHSSQAPIYYNEYSTGRPANESSYSSRYQDCEIGPLFPFGHGLTYTDTQYSGFRISRHDLTDGQELTISFEVSNPSKYDYDETVILYIEDLVSRAVRPIREMKKYRVISVPAYQTVSVQMTLSVDDFRYLDHQLQQTIEPGKFNIYINDLQTPIASVEYR
- a CDS encoding alpha-galactosidase; this translates as MKKMKVALIGAGSVSFALGALQDMVLSERLKTQVELEIALMDIEEENVARTYKYATDMFTAFSHPANIWQTTRLEAALEKADFVIVAIEVNRYFYWSQDFHVPRRFGSKQIYGENGGPGSMFHTLRNLGPMLEIARTMERVCPDAWFINYTNPEAKLVEAISKLTSIKIVGLCHGLDMGIEQLSQFLEMDINDIGMEGGGLNHFGFFTKIWDKKTGEDLYPLFDEKERKANRLAQFDHVALSRTMYRTYGYYPYPGTNHCGEYVSYAEDFYAGLSLQYRYDPIREKLWENDSRTPDFVYCASGNSIDQGLFAQVQTQELWMEEAYIFDKEKVSCSNEYAIPIIEAIFFDDEIELNAVNLPNKGAIKGLPDDMAVETQAIVNGKGITLKPMTVELPTAIIGTIHIQGTIHKLLLEAYVEQSKTKLLQAILLDPQSPTYYQACAMIDEMCRLQKDILPPLEWK
- a CDS encoding ROK family protein; the encoded protein is MSNNVIGVDIGGTNIRVGLVNEQLQLVRKETALTGAFQDGEELFRHVKRLIEKADLYRSADKVGVALPVPWREGTEILCDATNIPCLEGIQTDVIKRILTGYEVHFENDVNVVTFLESEQGASKAYHQSIYITVSTGIGSGIIVDNKLFHGAHGYAGEIGSMVISDHGKHHAHASLQPGTLEALCSGRALERESKRLYGNEATVNLLFDKYQRHDEKAERLIKDWVEHFSNAIASLMQTIDPDVIVIGGAVIHNNPWLVDQMIESAKTKVFKHLRDKVHVVLSQFGPDAGIIGAGYMALKNDKGARTT